The following coding sequences lie in one Heyndrickxia oleronia genomic window:
- a CDS encoding antibiotic biosynthesis monooxygenase family protein, with translation MQNTQTSVLIHETQKKSVFGSPRKYEVISQSGELENKGMVNLFNIPISDEGKPVFEFNFAKQIQSIKDAPGFIAYRFLKPKKGDTYILLTLWTDESYFKHWKGSNGYQTIIDSFPTENPLSSNQLFNGGAYETEYTIPSKENNNAPQ, from the coding sequence ATGCAAAATACCCAAACTTCGGTCTTAATTCATGAAACGCAAAAAAAATCTGTATTTGGTTCTCCTAGAAAATACGAAGTCATTAGTCAAAGTGGTGAATTAGAAAATAAAGGAATGGTGAATCTTTTTAATATCCCCATAAGTGATGAAGGAAAGCCTGTATTTGAGTTTAATTTTGCAAAACAAATACAATCTATAAAGGACGCCCCTGGTTTCATCGCTTATCGCTTTTTAAAGCCTAAAAAAGGTGATACGTATATTCTTTTAACATTATGGACGGACGAGTCCTACTTCAAACACTGGAAGGGATCGAATGGCTATCAAACCATTATCGACAGTTTTCCAACTGAAAACCCCCTATCCAGTAATCAACTTTTTAATGGTGGAGCGTATGAAACGGAATACACCATTCCATCAAAAGAAAATAATAATGCCCCACAATAA
- a CDS encoding response regulator transcription factor, whose translation MDRVKVMIVDDHEMVRLGIRSYLLTEEKIDLVAEAGSGKEAVQLAKENQPHVILMDLLMENGTGIDATKEIMQFLPNCKIIILTSYYDDEQVFPAIEAGVHSYILKTSRAEEVTEAIYKAVRGESVIEPKVANKMMNRFRPQEKKPHEDLTEREIDVLKCLGEGMTNQEISEYLFIGVKTVKTHVSNILGKLGVSDRTQAAIYANRQNITLAK comes from the coding sequence ATGGATAGAGTAAAGGTTATGATTGTTGATGACCATGAAATGGTAAGGCTCGGGATTCGCTCGTATTTGTTGACAGAGGAAAAAATAGATCTTGTTGCTGAAGCCGGTTCAGGTAAGGAAGCGGTTCAATTGGCAAAAGAAAATCAACCACATGTCATATTAATGGATCTGTTAATGGAAAATGGAACGGGCATTGATGCCACGAAGGAGATTATGCAATTTCTGCCTAATTGTAAAATCATTATCTTAACGAGTTACTATGATGATGAGCAAGTTTTCCCAGCTATAGAAGCAGGGGTCCACAGTTATATATTGAAAACATCAAGGGCTGAGGAGGTAACTGAGGCTATTTATAAGGCAGTAAGAGGAGAATCGGTAATTGAACCAAAGGTAGCGAATAAAATGATGAATCGCTTTAGGCCACAAGAGAAAAAACCTCATGAAGATTTAACAGAAAGAGAAATAGATGTTTTAAAATGTTTAGGAGAAGGAATGACGAATCAAGAAATTAGTGAGTATTTATTTATAGGTGTCAAAACAGTGAAAACACATGTCAGTAATATTTTAGGAAAGCTGGGTGTATCTGATCGAACCCAGGCAGCCATTTATGCTAATAGGCAAAATATTACTTTAGCTAAATAA
- a CDS encoding sensor histidine kinase translates to MKVQSIRFRFIRDFLIMALMGGLIYFVFLQFFLFKYGDQVLNTKNILVLTFFLLIVYFILSIYFGYRNGRVISKRLDEVLSFVSILRSGKYSARAIEIEKDEIGLIFEEMNQLAMFLQDQVRSLQRLADEKTELANQAHHAAVIEERQRLARDLHDSVSQQLFALGMISSAALRTVQSDPNQTKVMLEQIANISAKAQGEMRALLLHLRPIDLKGDTLNEGLNKLIHELKEKTNLDIECQLEHFDTPSKAIEDHIFRIVQEALSNILRHSQATKVRITLETIKDQIHLYISDNGKGFKVERNLMTSYGLQTMRERCEELGGVFQIRSMEEEGTYINIRIPL, encoded by the coding sequence ATGAAAGTACAAAGTATTCGATTTCGTTTTATCAGGGATTTTCTGATAATGGCTTTGATGGGCGGATTAATTTACTTCGTTTTTCTGCAGTTTTTTTTGTTTAAGTATGGGGATCAAGTATTAAATACAAAAAATATTTTAGTGTTAACATTTTTTTTATTAATCGTATATTTTATATTAAGTATTTATTTTGGTTACCGAAATGGGCGGGTTATTTCTAAAAGATTAGACGAAGTTCTTTCCTTTGTATCTATATTACGGAGCGGGAAATACTCTGCAAGAGCCATAGAAATAGAAAAGGATGAAATAGGATTAATTTTTGAGGAAATGAATCAATTAGCTATGTTTCTTCAAGATCAAGTACGATCATTGCAGAGATTGGCTGATGAGAAAACAGAATTAGCGAACCAAGCTCACCATGCAGCTGTTATTGAAGAACGCCAAAGACTAGCGAGAGATCTCCATGATTCGGTTAGTCAACAGCTGTTCGCATTAGGAATGATATCTTCAGCGGCACTAAGAACCGTACAAAGTGACCCTAACCAAACAAAGGTCATGCTCGAACAGATTGCTAATATCTCGGCAAAAGCCCAAGGAGAAATGCGTGCATTATTATTACATTTAAGACCGATAGATTTAAAAGGGGATACACTCAATGAGGGGTTAAACAAGCTAATTCATGAGCTAAAAGAAAAGACTAACTTGGATATTGAATGTCAACTTGAACATTTTGATACTCCTTCAAAAGCAATCGAAGATCATATCTTTCGAATTGTTCAAGAAGCTCTTTCGAATATACTTCGTCATTCACAAGCAACGAAGGTAAGAATTACATTGGAAACCATTAAAGATCAAATCCACTTATACATAAGTGATAATGGAAAAGGGTTTAAAGTAGAAAGAAATTTAATGACATCATACGGCTTACAAACAATGAGAGAACGATGTGAAGAACTAGGCGGTGTTTTCCAAATTCGTTCAATGGAAGAAGAAGGGACATATATAAATATAAGGATTCCACTATAG
- the liaF gene encoding cell wall-active antibiotics response protein LiaF: MLFAVVLLVVGIALLLMNIGVISLEIKEFFVMFFPILFIIIGMMYLFKSIRNRSSSSFFLSLFWLPYGVLLILGQQEMISFSYGDWWKLWPILLIYLAMDKLLFKGRKRMTVKYESDDHNVRVYNIDLKNIEKNIGKNIKKNFSTSDVHFNEQNWPLKPMDIHTTIGDFYFDFSKAFIPDEETKVRIKSRIGDVKMLIPEEIPIKIEAKTKVGDIRLFDIDSSETKQNIYFESPNYEEEEKKIDITIEIGIGSIRIDRV; the protein is encoded by the coding sequence ATGTTATTTGCGGTTGTTTTACTTGTTGTAGGAATTGCTCTTCTTTTGATGAATATTGGTGTCATTTCCTTGGAAATAAAAGAGTTTTTTGTCATGTTTTTTCCGATATTATTTATTATTATTGGAATGATGTACTTGTTTAAAAGTATTCGTAATCGTTCATCAAGTTCCTTTTTTTTAAGCTTGTTTTGGCTGCCATATGGAGTTTTGTTGATACTAGGCCAGCAAGAAATGATTTCGTTTTCTTATGGTGATTGGTGGAAGCTTTGGCCTATCCTTCTTATATATTTAGCAATGGATAAGCTTTTATTTAAAGGCAGAAAAAGGATGACTGTGAAATATGAATCAGATGACCATAATGTGCGTGTTTATAATATCGATTTGAAGAACATCGAGAAAAACATCGGAAAAAACATCAAAAAAAATTTTTCAACATCAGATGTCCATTTTAATGAGCAAAATTGGCCATTAAAGCCTATGGATATCCATACGACAATTGGCGACTTTTACTTTGATTTTAGTAAGGCGTTTATACCTGATGAAGAGACAAAGGTGAGAATTAAAAGTAGGATTGGCGATGTGAAAATGTTAATTCCTGAGGAAATTCCTATTAAAATCGAGGCCAAAACAAAAGTAGGAGATATTCGTCTATTTGATATTGATTCTTCCGAAACCAAGCAGAATATTTATTTCGAATCTCCAAATTATGAGGAAGAAGAGAAAAAAATTGATATTACCATCGAAATTGGGATTGGCTCGATACGGATTGATAGGGTATAG
- a CDS encoding recombinase family protein — MYKPFSQADYKPSDKPKALYLRKSKKASGKTEIETIESHLKQLTNFCEEQGWNDYVIYNDYVAKSTDLTRKEYKKMLKACLEGKHDLIIVTEESRLYRSVNEQTNVYEELKGTDIVILSLREGYIFPNDRNQFLPNIIRGAMNQQELENFAYRMNVKVLASAKEGKYVNKPPFGYFKDKDELIPHPIESKTFRFIVDKVLEGYVIAEIIGQLNQLGYTTKSGKKWKDVGTITRMLANRVYLGESHYYSKMFDEDIIRRDTHQPLLTIEEFQEVQNMIKSRSRNPQGIRYTKINTVLDRLVVCGICGNRLPLHKSWTNKEGVTSYQIGKCQKVIGEYNEKKCPNKSISLNELLPHFYNAIESYKEALREEIKSVDIDTTNDKKISVMNQIKDIKSRLAEIQTEIQNAKSYLIKGILSESDYVDLVPPLEKDTKELNVKLEDNERLLASLNDYDRSTVIQNAIDLLGNIENESIEDQNRIYRLLFESLELVNTADEFEIRLKEKDVSHH, encoded by the coding sequence TTGTATAAACCGTTCTCACAAGCTGACTATAAGCCTTCTGATAAGCCTAAAGCATTGTATTTGAGGAAGTCCAAAAAGGCTAGTGGTAAAACTGAAATTGAAACAATTGAAAGTCATTTAAAACAACTTACTAACTTCTGCGAGGAACAGGGCTGGAATGATTATGTTATCTATAATGATTATGTAGCAAAGTCCACAGACCTAACCAGAAAAGAATATAAAAAAATGCTAAAAGCGTGTTTAGAAGGAAAGCATGATTTAATCATTGTTACAGAAGAATCAAGACTATATCGTTCAGTAAATGAACAAACAAATGTATATGAAGAATTGAAAGGCACTGATATAGTTATCCTTTCATTACGTGAAGGTTACATATTTCCTAACGATAGAAATCAGTTTCTACCTAATATCATTCGTGGTGCTATGAACCAGCAAGAACTTGAAAACTTTGCATATAGGATGAATGTGAAGGTACTTGCAAGTGCTAAGGAAGGTAAATATGTTAATAAGCCACCATTTGGTTACTTTAAAGATAAGGATGAACTGATACCCCACCCTATTGAAAGTAAGACGTTCAGGTTTATTGTGGACAAGGTTCTTGAAGGCTATGTAATAGCTGAAATCATTGGACAACTTAATCAACTAGGCTATACTACAAAGTCAGGTAAGAAATGGAAAGACGTTGGTACAATTACAAGAATGTTAGCTAATCGAGTGTATTTAGGTGAAAGCCATTATTACAGTAAAATGTTTGATGAAGATATTATAAGGCGTGATACACATCAACCCTTATTAACGATAGAGGAATTTCAAGAAGTGCAAAATATGATTAAGTCACGAAGTAGGAATCCACAAGGAATCCGTTACACTAAAATAAATACTGTACTGGATAGGTTAGTTGTATGTGGTATATGTGGAAATAGACTTCCCCTTCATAAATCATGGACTAATAAAGAAGGGGTAACATCTTATCAGATTGGAAAGTGTCAGAAGGTTATAGGTGAATATAACGAAAAGAAGTGTCCTAATAAGTCAATTTCTTTAAATGAATTACTTCCCCACTTCTACAATGCTATTGAAAGCTATAAGGAAGCATTAAGAGAAGAAATAAAAAGCGTGGATATAGATACCACTAATGATAAGAAAATCAGCGTTATGAATCAAATAAAGGACATTAAAAGCCGTTTAGCTGAAATACAAACAGAAATTCAAAACGCTAAAAGTTATTTAATCAAAGGAATTTTATCTGAATCAGACTATGTAGATTTAGTACCGCCATTAGAAAAGGATACAAAAGAATTGAATGTGAAACTAGAGGATAACGAAAGACTGCTGGCTAGTTTGAATGATTATGATAGAAGTACAGTTATTCAAAATGCCATTGACTTACTAGGTAACATTGAAAACGAAAGTATTGAAGATCAGAATAGGATATACAGATTACTGTTTGAAAGCCTTGAATTAGTGAATACAGCAGATGAATTTGAAATAAGACTAAAAGAAAAAGACGTTTCCCATCATTAG